A stretch of the Nitratireductor thuwali genome encodes the following:
- a CDS encoding TRAP transporter large permease, whose amino-acid sequence MDPVFVGELLSGLMFFGIIGFLLLGFPVAFTLAGVSLMFGFVGMWFGVFDPSNFGSLANRYIGFMTNEVLVAVPLFIFMGVILERSKIAEQLLLTMGKLFGNLRGGLGMSVIVVGALLAASTGVVGATVVTMGLISLPAMLRANYDPRLASGVICASGTLGQIIPPSTVLIFMGDMLSGINSQVQMAKGNFAPTPVSVGDLFAGALLPGILLVGLYLAWSVAKAIFDPESCPATPVPPDEKKELLGEIAVALVPPLLLIMTVLGSILGGIATPTEAASVGAVGAMVLAALRWRLSFRVLREAAISTASITCMVFIILFGASVFSIVFRLMGGDSLVHEFLTNLPGGTLMAVAVVMLIMFLLGFILDTFEIIFIVIPITAPILLALDVDPVWLGVLVGVNLQTSFLTPPFGFALFYLRGVAPSSVSTAMIYRGVIPFVVLQLIAIAIMFAFPQIATWLPRAIYN is encoded by the coding sequence ATGGATCCGGTCTTTGTTGGCGAGCTCCTTTCGGGGCTCATGTTCTTTGGCATCATCGGCTTCCTGCTGCTCGGGTTCCCGGTGGCTTTCACCCTTGCCGGCGTCTCGCTGATGTTCGGCTTCGTGGGCATGTGGTTCGGGGTCTTCGATCCCTCGAACTTCGGCAGCCTGGCCAATCGCTATATCGGCTTCATGACCAACGAGGTTCTGGTCGCTGTCCCGCTGTTCATCTTCATGGGCGTCATTCTCGAACGCTCCAAGATCGCCGAGCAACTGCTGCTCACCATGGGCAAGCTGTTCGGCAATCTGCGTGGCGGGCTTGGCATGTCGGTCATCGTGGTGGGGGCGCTGCTGGCTGCCTCCACCGGCGTGGTCGGGGCAACCGTCGTGACGATGGGCCTGATCTCGCTGCCGGCGATGCTCCGCGCCAACTACGACCCGCGCCTGGCGAGCGGCGTGATATGCGCCTCCGGCACGCTGGGCCAGATCATCCCGCCCTCGACCGTGCTGATCTTCATGGGCGACATGTTGTCCGGCATCAATTCGCAGGTGCAGATGGCCAAGGGTAACTTTGCGCCCACGCCGGTCTCCGTCGGCGACCTCTTTGCCGGCGCGCTGCTTCCGGGCATCCTGCTGGTCGGGCTATACCTTGCCTGGTCCGTCGCCAAGGCCATCTTCGATCCCGAATCGTGCCCCGCCACGCCCGTGCCCCCAGATGAAAAGAAGGAGCTGCTGGGCGAGATCGCAGTAGCGCTGGTGCCGCCGCTGCTTTTGATCATGACCGTGCTCGGCTCCATCCTCGGTGGCATAGCGACCCCCACCGAGGCTGCCTCGGTGGGCGCCGTCGGCGCCATGGTACTGGCAGCCCTGCGCTGGCGGCTCTCGTTCCGCGTGCTGCGCGAGGCTGCCATCTCCACCGCCTCGATCACCTGCATGGTGTTCATCATCCTGTTCGGCGCCTCGGTGTTTTCCATCGTTTTCCGTCTGATGGGCGGTGACAGTCTGGTGCATGAGTTCCTTACCAACCTGCCCGGCGGTACGCTGATGGCCGTGGCGGTGGTGATGCTGATAATGTTCCTGCTGGGCTTCATCCTCGACACTTTCGAAATCATCTTCATCGTGATCCCGATTACCGCGCCGATCCTGCTTGCCCTGGATGTCGATCCGGTCTGGCTGGGCGTGCTCGTGGGCGTGAACCTGCAAACAAGCTTCCTGACGCCGCCCTTCGGCTTCGCACTGTTTTACCTTCGGGGTGTCGCACCCAGTTCGGTGTCGACGGCCATGATCTACAGGGGTGTCATCCCCTTCGTGGTTCTTCAGCTCATTGCCATCGCGATCATGTTCGCTTTCCCGCAGATCGCCACCTGGCTGCCGAGGGCGATCTACAATTGA
- a CDS encoding TRAP transporter substrate-binding protein, which translates to MDRRSFIKKAGLAGAGAGAAALATPAIAQGNQTWRMVTTWPKNFPGLGVGAQRLADRITAASGGRLTIQVYAAGELVPPLQSLDAVIDGSAEMSHGAAYYWQNKSIALSFFTGVPYGMTSREMAAWVRYMGGQELWDEIYDQFGVQGFLSGDTGTQAGGWFRNELTGLSDVQGIRFRTPGLGGRVWEKLGATVTNMAAGEIFQALQSGTLDAAEFVGPYNDLALGFYQVCKNYYFPSFIEPGLATELVVDKAKYQELPTDLQAIIRDCSQAEYDQVASDFYANDPRALKTLVDEHGVIVRTFPDDILQAGADAAVEILTELRDSDDALTKKTTESFLDALSVLRTRSESTDGAYMQAREKFFKI; encoded by the coding sequence ATGGATCGCCGTTCATTTATCAAGAAGGCAGGCTTGGCTGGCGCGGGCGCCGGTGCGGCCGCGCTTGCAACGCCAGCCATTGCGCAGGGCAACCAGACCTGGCGCATGGTCACCACGTGGCCGAAGAACTTTCCAGGGCTGGGCGTGGGCGCGCAACGCCTTGCTGACCGCATCACCGCCGCTTCCGGCGGCCGCCTGACAATCCAGGTCTATGCCGCGGGCGAACTGGTGCCGCCGCTGCAGTCGCTGGATGCCGTCATCGACGGATCCGCCGAAATGAGCCACGGCGCCGCCTATTACTGGCAGAACAAGAGCATCGCCCTGTCGTTCTTCACGGGCGTTCCCTACGGCATGACCTCCCGCGAGATGGCCGCATGGGTACGCTACATGGGCGGCCAGGAACTCTGGGACGAGATTTACGACCAGTTCGGCGTCCAGGGCTTCCTGTCGGGAGACACGGGCACGCAGGCAGGCGGTTGGTTCCGCAACGAGCTGACCGGCCTCTCCGATGTCCAGGGCATCCGCTTCCGTACTCCCGGGCTCGGCGGCCGTGTGTGGGAGAAGCTTGGCGCGACCGTCACCAACATGGCGGCGGGCGAAATCTTTCAGGCGCTGCAGTCGGGCACGCTCGACGCGGCGGAATTCGTCGGCCCCTACAACGACCTCGCACTCGGTTTCTACCAAGTTTGCAAGAACTACTATTTCCCGAGCTTTATCGAGCCCGGCCTTGCCACCGAACTCGTCGTCGACAAGGCGAAATACCAGGAGCTGCCTACGGACCTTCAGGCAATCATCAGGGATTGCTCGCAGGCCGAATATGACCAGGTCGCTTCCGACTTCTACGCCAACGATCCCCGTGCCCTGAAGACCCTGGTCGATGAGCACGGCGTGATCGTGCGCACCTTCCCGGACGACATCCTGCAGGCCGGCGCCGATGCTGCCGTGGAAATCCTGACGGAGCTGCGTGATTCCGACGATGCGCTGACGAAGAAGACCACCGAAAGCTTCCTTGATGCGCTCAGCGTGCTGCGTACCCGCAGCGAGAGCACCGACGGCGCCTACATGCAGGCGCGCGAGAAGTTCTTCAAGATCTGA